In Nocardia sp. NBC_00403, one DNA window encodes the following:
- a CDS encoding phthiocerol/phthiodiolone dimycocerosyl transferase family protein → MSTASVIRPLAPSEQMFAFGEVFVGYSVRVSGRLDLNALSTAFDAIVRAYPILGARLEAVETGGHVLVAAAGAGAAPGISVVDGDPEQLLTGAKFDQSVAVGALCVVRDGDSASVTLVIHHSVADAYHALAILGDQWFFYRAATEGRLPEPEIHPYPEPVEALLAARGIEKFPNPAAAAPAPGLAVISTPAPDTIDPGYQMSQTTRCRLSKAVTAQLVDLGHREQVTVHGLVSAAILLMEAEIRALPLTELMYLYSVDLRTRVSPPIGLTDGTDVLGFTNYVPGADAGTTIIGLARGVCDALQAAVDSGFVQQTPLQIPDVAAAGPPRVPGMVMATNWGRVPQLPAQQDLRIDDFRSIFIAKPDRTGRRPAANTCIISTFDDRLSIEIHHPPQTAAQEQRRIELLTTTLHAAADIRSPQ, encoded by the coding sequence ATGTCCACAGCGAGCGTCATCCGTCCGTTGGCGCCGAGCGAACAGATGTTCGCCTTCGGTGAGGTCTTCGTCGGGTACTCGGTTCGCGTGTCCGGTCGATTGGACCTGAATGCGTTGTCGACGGCGTTCGACGCCATTGTTCGCGCCTATCCCATCCTGGGCGCTCGTCTCGAGGCCGTCGAGACCGGCGGGCATGTCCTGGTGGCTGCGGCGGGGGCGGGGGCGGCGCCGGGAATCTCGGTGGTCGACGGTGATCCGGAGCAACTGCTCACCGGAGCGAAGTTCGACCAGAGCGTAGCGGTCGGTGCGCTGTGCGTGGTCCGCGACGGCGACTCCGCGAGCGTCACGCTCGTGATCCATCACAGCGTGGCAGATGCGTACCATGCCCTTGCCATCCTCGGCGATCAATGGTTCTTCTATCGTGCAGCGACCGAAGGCCGCCTGCCCGAACCGGAGATCCATCCCTATCCGGAGCCCGTGGAGGCACTGCTGGCCGCCCGCGGCATCGAGAAGTTTCCGAATCCGGCGGCCGCCGCACCGGCGCCGGGGCTCGCGGTGATCTCAACGCCCGCACCGGACACCATCGACCCCGGATACCAGATGTCCCAGACGACGCGATGCCGGCTGAGTAAGGCAGTGACCGCGCAGCTGGTCGATCTCGGGCACCGCGAACAGGTAACGGTGCACGGGCTGGTGTCCGCGGCGATCCTACTGATGGAGGCCGAGATTCGGGCACTGCCGCTGACCGAGCTCATGTATTTGTACTCCGTCGATCTACGCACCAGGGTCAGCCCCCCGATCGGTCTGACCGACGGCACCGACGTCCTGGGATTCACGAACTATGTGCCCGGTGCGGACGCGGGGACAACGATAATCGGCCTGGCCCGCGGCGTCTGCGATGCCCTGCAGGCCGCCGTGGACTCGGGTTTCGTGCAGCAGACGCCCCTGCAGATCCCCGATGTGGCAGCGGCGGGACCACCCAGGGTCCCCGGGATGGTGATGGCGACGAACTGGGGCCGAGTGCCGCAACTGCCCGCGCAGCAGGACCTGCGGATAGACGACTTTCGCTCGATCTTCATCGCGAAACCGGACCGAACCGGGCGCAGGCCAGCGGCCAACACCTGCATTATCAGCACCTTCGACGACCGGCTGAGCATCGAAATCCATCATCCGCCGCAGACCGCCGCACAGGAGCAGCGTCGCATCGAGTTGCTCACAACGACACTGCACGCGGCCGCCGACATCCGCTCCCCGCAGTGA
- a CDS encoding cytochrome P450, with protein sequence MKAPGPGLVETGRMLPKLAKNPLATVGSLLDGYGDVVRVKAGPMLVYLVADPMLTEYVLKDNYTNYRKSPIYDEFSILLGDGQLTTNNMDYWRKQRKLISPAFSHTHVKGFADDITGSTTAMLDRWDAAAGEYRDIYDDYVELLLAVTGRILFSIDLSTDTTQVTDAMRAAFAFIMKRVNAPVKLPQSFPTPAARRVAHKVGELDDVVRQLIEERRGGGDTSDVLTTLVRARDEGGQGMREEDLLNEIKTLLVAGHESPANALSWACYLLATHPQIQERLASEVRDALGDRTPAFADLGQLGYCRMVIEETMRLYPPAWIVERTPIADDEIGGYHVPAGARVTLCMYYIHRDKRLWDDPAEFRPERFADKEVAERHKFAFFPFSGGPRICLGKDMSMTEMVLILAMTVQRFRLELDSAHPVVPLASVNLRPEFGIRIRPVRRATQPALT encoded by the coding sequence ATGAAAGCCCCTGGTCCAGGACTGGTCGAAACCGGCCGTATGCTGCCGAAACTGGCGAAGAACCCACTGGCCACCGTGGGCAGTCTGCTCGACGGCTACGGCGACGTGGTCCGGGTGAAGGCCGGGCCGATGCTGGTCTACCTGGTCGCGGATCCAATGCTGACCGAATACGTGCTCAAGGACAACTACACCAACTATCGTAAGAGCCCGATCTACGACGAGTTCAGCATCCTGCTCGGCGACGGCCAGCTGACCACCAACAACATGGACTACTGGCGCAAGCAGCGCAAGCTGATCAGCCCGGCGTTCTCCCATACGCACGTCAAGGGATTCGCCGACGACATCACCGGCAGCACAACGGCAATGCTGGATCGCTGGGATGCCGCGGCGGGCGAGTATCGCGACATCTACGACGACTACGTCGAGCTGCTGCTCGCGGTCACCGGGCGGATCCTGTTCAGCATCGACTTGTCCACGGACACAACGCAAGTCACCGATGCGATGCGAGCCGCCTTCGCGTTCATCATGAAGCGGGTCAACGCCCCGGTGAAGCTGCCGCAGTCGTTCCCGACGCCGGCGGCGCGGCGGGTCGCCCACAAGGTGGGCGAACTCGACGACGTCGTACGGCAGCTCATCGAGGAACGTAGGGGCGGCGGCGACACCTCGGACGTACTCACCACGCTGGTCCGCGCCCGCGACGAGGGCGGGCAGGGCATGCGGGAGGAAGACCTGCTCAACGAGATCAAGACGCTGCTCGTGGCGGGTCACGAATCACCGGCCAATGCGCTCTCGTGGGCGTGTTATCTGCTGGCCACGCACCCGCAGATCCAGGAACGCCTCGCAAGCGAGGTTCGCGACGCGCTCGGCGACCGTACCCCGGCTTTCGCCGACCTCGGGCAGCTCGGCTACTGCCGGATGGTCATCGAGGAGACGATGCGGTTGTACCCGCCCGCGTGGATCGTCGAGCGCACGCCGATCGCCGACGACGAGATCGGCGGGTATCACGTCCCGGCGGGCGCCCGGGTCACGTTGTGCATGTATTACATTCACCGCGACAAGCGGCTGTGGGACGACCCGGCGGAGTTCCGGCCCGAGCGCTTCGCCGACAAGGAAGTGGCCGAACGGCACAAGTTCGCGTTCTTTCCGTTCTCCGGCGGCCCGCGGATCTGCCTCGGCAAGGACATGTCGATGACCGAGATGGTGCTGATCCTGGCCATGACCGTGCAACGCTTCCGGCTCGAGCTGGACAGCGCGCACCCGGTTGTGCCGCTGGCGTCGGTGAACCTGCGCCCGGAGTTCGGCATTCGGATCCGACCCGTGCGCAGGGCCACCCAGCCGGCACTGACCTGA
- a CDS encoding flavin-containing monooxygenase encodes MNTYCVIGAGAAGLVTAQAFAARGIAFEVLEATDGIGGIWDARRSDSPVSRNTHVIASKGVQAFPGFPMPEDYPDYPGHELILRYLQNYVDANELAPHIRLNTEVRRIGPVTDGPEAGWDVTLGDGTRKSYAGVVIATGHDRTPRRIDIPGNSTVPVLHSSEYRHPEQIIGKRVLVVGAGQSAADILSDCAVNAALTLHSSRRGFYCMPKYLLGQPTDSMLQGRMWRPMRKRAFQTLFSYLRRRSRSFGLPVPDFDKGIVIPMLGDQLHHYYTHGDITPKPDVAAIEDDRATFTDGSEEKVDMVILATGFVPNYPVVDRAHLNWAEGALRPGLYLNIFPPGALGLFVVGMVRPIGSHWDVYTHQAELVADYVQAKAAGPQRIERFVRATHGAQPDLYAGLRLYHAEQYPLVVEKQDYVNQLRKHAKLLK; translated from the coding sequence ATGAACACCTACTGTGTGATCGGCGCCGGTGCGGCCGGATTGGTGACCGCCCAGGCGTTCGCCGCGCGCGGGATCGCGTTCGAGGTGCTGGAGGCGACCGACGGGATCGGCGGGATCTGGGACGCGCGCAGATCGGATTCGCCGGTCAGTCGCAATACTCATGTGATCGCTTCGAAAGGCGTGCAGGCGTTTCCGGGTTTTCCGATGCCGGAAGACTATCCGGACTATCCCGGTCATGAGTTGATCCTGCGCTACCTGCAGAACTACGTCGACGCCAACGAACTCGCACCGCATATCCGGCTGAACACCGAGGTGCGGCGGATCGGGCCCGTCACGGACGGACCGGAGGCCGGATGGGACGTGACCCTCGGTGACGGCACCAGGAAGTCGTACGCAGGCGTGGTCATCGCCACCGGGCACGACCGGACCCCGCGCCGCATCGACATCCCGGGCAATAGCACAGTGCCCGTGCTGCATTCGAGCGAGTACCGACATCCCGAACAGATCATCGGCAAGCGCGTCCTGGTGGTGGGCGCCGGGCAGTCGGCGGCGGACATCCTGTCCGACTGCGCGGTGAACGCGGCACTGACTCTGCACAGCAGTCGGCGTGGATTCTACTGCATGCCGAAGTATCTGCTCGGGCAGCCAACGGACAGCATGCTGCAGGGACGCATGTGGCGGCCGATGCGCAAGCGAGCGTTCCAAACGCTGTTCTCCTACCTGCGCCGCCGATCCCGATCGTTCGGACTGCCGGTGCCCGACTTCGACAAGGGCATCGTCATTCCGATGCTCGGCGATCAGCTGCACCACTACTACACGCACGGCGACATCACGCCGAAACCCGATGTCGCCGCGATCGAGGACGACCGAGCGACCTTCACCGACGGCAGCGAGGAGAAGGTCGACATGGTCATCCTGGCAACGGGTTTCGTGCCGAACTATCCGGTGGTCGACCGTGCGCACCTCAACTGGGCAGAGGGGGCGCTGCGACCGGGGCTGTACCTCAACATCTTTCCGCCCGGTGCGCTCGGCTTGTTCGTCGTCGGGATGGTGCGCCCGATCGGCTCCCACTGGGATGTCTACACCCACCAGGCCGAACTCGTCGCCGACTATGTGCAGGCGAAAGCGGCCGGGCCGCAACGGATCGAGCGCTTCGTCCGCGCGACCCACGGTGCGCAGCCCGATCTGTATGCCGGACTGCGTCTTTACCACGCCGAGCAGTACCCGCTCGTGGTGGAGAAACAGGATTACGTGAACCAGCTGCGCAAGCACGCGAAGCTGTTGAAGTGA
- a CDS encoding AMP-dependent synthetase/ligase — MTTTLIGYAHESGKTVYTVPEAFQETLTLRPEQVALRTVGGTQEITWREYGERVKSIAAGLARLGVGHGDTVGIMLTNRPEFNLVDTAALHLGATPFSVYNTSSSDQIAHVFTNAANKVVVTEQVFLGAVTGAGVDLAHTIVVDGPATGAITLEEVEANPLDDFDFDAAWRAVAADDLATLIYTSGTTGPSKGVEITHLNVLAQIIALVNGPLQVGMDHRTVSYLPAAHVADRISAHALSLTTGIQITTVTDPREVAAALPDARPTTFFGVPRVWQKIKTGIENKLATEPSAAKKALANWAIGTGIAAARADLAGQGRGPMLSVQHKVAETLVLSKLRHALGLDELKVAASGAAPVPPETLEYFLGLGFAVTEVWGMSETTGVGTYTELDKPRPGSVGRTVEGMELRLDADGEVLVRGPIVTRGYRNMPEKTAEAIDADGWLHTGDVGTIDPDGYLRIVDRKKELIINEGGKNIAPSNIENAMKAASSLIGQAIAIGDAKPYITALIVLDPDVATLRAKEFGATDADLATLATRQEIVDEVRAAVQAGNSKLSRVEQIKRFTILGAVWEPGGDELTPKMSLKRAPIASKYADGITALYAKEPSDKVISVK; from the coding sequence ATGACGACAACACTCATCGGATATGCGCACGAATCGGGCAAAACGGTCTACACCGTGCCGGAGGCGTTTCAGGAGACCCTGACGTTGCGGCCCGAGCAGGTCGCGTTGCGGACGGTCGGCGGCACCCAGGAGATCACGTGGCGTGAGTACGGCGAACGTGTGAAGTCGATCGCCGCGGGCCTGGCCCGGCTCGGCGTCGGGCACGGCGACACCGTCGGCATCATGCTCACCAACCGCCCCGAGTTCAATCTGGTCGACACCGCAGCGCTGCATCTCGGCGCGACTCCGTTCTCGGTCTACAACACCAGTTCGTCCGACCAGATCGCGCACGTGTTCACCAACGCGGCCAACAAGGTCGTTGTGACAGAACAGGTTTTCCTCGGTGCGGTGACCGGCGCGGGCGTGGACCTCGCGCACACCATCGTGGTCGACGGTCCGGCCACCGGCGCCATCACGCTCGAGGAGGTCGAGGCCAACCCCCTCGACGACTTCGATTTCGACGCGGCGTGGCGCGCGGTTGCCGCCGACGATCTCGCCACCCTGATCTACACCTCGGGCACCACCGGCCCGTCCAAGGGCGTGGAGATCACCCACCTCAACGTGCTCGCCCAGATCATCGCGCTGGTCAACGGCCCGCTGCAGGTGGGCATGGACCACCGTACGGTGTCCTACCTGCCCGCCGCGCATGTGGCCGACCGCATCTCCGCACATGCCCTCAGCCTGACCACCGGCATCCAGATCACCACCGTCACCGACCCGCGCGAGGTGGCGGCCGCGCTGCCCGACGCCCGCCCGACCACGTTCTTCGGCGTGCCACGGGTGTGGCAGAAGATCAAGACCGGCATCGAGAACAAGCTCGCCACCGAACCGAGCGCGGCCAAGAAGGCACTTGCCAACTGGGCCATCGGCACCGGAATCGCCGCTGCCCGAGCCGATCTCGCGGGGCAGGGCCGCGGCCCGATGCTCTCCGTACAGCACAAAGTGGCCGAGACGCTGGTGTTGTCGAAGCTACGGCACGCCCTCGGCCTGGACGAGCTGAAGGTGGCGGCTTCCGGCGCCGCACCCGTGCCGCCGGAGACCCTCGAGTACTTCCTCGGCCTCGGCTTCGCCGTGACCGAGGTGTGGGGCATGTCGGAGACCACCGGCGTCGGCACCTACACCGAGTTGGACAAGCCGCGCCCCGGCTCGGTGGGCCGCACCGTCGAGGGCATGGAATTGCGCCTGGACGCCGACGGGGAAGTCCTGGTGCGTGGCCCCATCGTCACCCGCGGCTACCGCAACATGCCAGAGAAAACGGCCGAAGCGATCGATGCGGACGGCTGGCTGCACACCGGTGACGTCGGAACCATCGACCCCGACGGCTACCTCCGCATTGTCGACCGCAAGAAGGAACTCATCATCAACGAGGGGGGCAAGAACATCGCCCCGAGCAATATCGAGAACGCGATGAAGGCCGCCTCCTCGCTGATCGGTCAAGCCATCGCGATCGGCGATGCCAAGCCCTACATCACCGCGCTCATCGTGCTCGACCCCGATGTCGCGACCCTGCGTGCCAAGGAATTCGGCGCCACCGACGCCGACCTGGCCACACTCGCCACCCGCCAGGAGATCGTGGACGAAGTGCGCGCCGCTGTGCAGGCGGGTAACAGCAAGCTGTCACGAGTGGAGCAGATCAAGCGCTTCACCATCCTCGGCGCGGTATGGGAACCGGGCGGCGACGAGCTGACCCCGAAGATGTCGCTCAAGCGCGCCCCGATCGCCAGCAAGTACGCGGACGGGATCACGGCTCTGTACGCAAAGGAGCCCTCGGACAAAGTAATCAGCGTCAAGTAG
- a CDS encoding SDR family oxidoreductase: MTKPGSKSLAGKTMVVTGGSRGIGRAIALRAAADGANITLLARTDQPHPKLPGTIHTAAAEIEAAGGRVLPFVGDVRDDDTVAAVVQETVDRFGGIDIVVNNASAIDLTPTDSMTMKKYDQMQSVNTRAAYLLSKLAIPHLRVASAAGRNPHILTLSPPLNLNPAWTGSSLAYLVSKYGMSLTTLGLAEELREDGIAANSLWPRTTVATAAVRNLLGGEAAIARSRTPEICADAAHLVFCSPAADVTGNLFLDDEVLTAHGVTELDRYRVIPGGGPLELDIFVDA; this comes from the coding sequence ATGACGAAACCGGGATCGAAGTCACTGGCAGGCAAGACCATGGTCGTGACGGGCGGCAGCCGCGGCATCGGTCGGGCCATCGCACTGCGCGCCGCCGCCGACGGCGCGAACATCACGCTGCTCGCCAGAACCGATCAGCCGCATCCGAAGCTGCCCGGCACCATCCACACCGCGGCCGCGGAAATCGAAGCCGCAGGCGGTCGGGTGCTCCCGTTCGTCGGCGATGTCCGCGACGACGATACCGTGGCGGCGGTGGTGCAGGAGACGGTCGACCGGTTCGGTGGCATCGACATCGTGGTGAACAACGCCTCGGCGATCGACCTGACGCCCACCGACTCCATGACGATGAAGAAGTACGACCAGATGCAAAGCGTGAACACGCGTGCCGCGTACCTGCTGTCCAAACTCGCGATTCCACACCTGCGGGTGGCGTCGGCCGCCGGGCGCAACCCGCACATCCTCACGCTCTCCCCACCGCTCAACCTCAACCCGGCATGGACGGGCTCGTCGTTGGCCTACCTGGTCTCCAAGTACGGGATGAGCCTGACCACGCTCGGGCTCGCCGAGGAATTGCGCGAGGACGGCATCGCCGCCAACTCGCTGTGGCCGCGTACCACCGTCGCCACCGCCGCTGTGCGTAATCTGCTCGGCGGCGAGGCGGCGATCGCGAGGTCACGCACGCCCGAAATCTGTGCCGACGCAGCACATCTCGTGTTCTGTTCGCCTGCGGCCGACGTGACCGGTAATTTGTTCCTCGACGACGAAGTACTCACCGCGCACGGCGTCACCGAACTGGACCGGTACCGCGTCATCCCAGGCGGCGGGCCGCTCGAACTCGATATCTTCGTGGACGCCTGA
- a CDS encoding GtrA family protein, which yields MLFSDRPVFTRVTSVLGGEARRRELIRFASVGVAAFTLDTAVFLTLKSTVLETQPIIAKVLAVLAAITLSYILNKQWSFAARGGRRGHHEAALFYSVSFLAVAINTAPLWVSRYMLHLEVPEVSRLTQNVADFVAAQLIGTALGMVFRFWAFVRVVFPNQVERAPE from the coding sequence GTGCTGTTTTCCGATCGCCCCGTTTTCACTCGGGTGACTTCTGTGCTCGGAGGCGAGGCACGACGTCGTGAACTGATTCGCTTCGCCTCCGTGGGGGTGGCCGCGTTCACACTGGACACCGCCGTTTTTCTGACTCTGAAGAGCACAGTGCTCGAGACGCAGCCGATCATCGCGAAGGTGCTGGCGGTGCTCGCGGCGATCACGCTGTCCTACATCCTGAACAAGCAGTGGTCCTTCGCCGCGCGTGGCGGACGGCGCGGGCACCACGAGGCAGCGCTGTTCTATTCGGTCAGCTTCCTCGCCGTCGCGATCAACACCGCACCGCTGTGGGTGTCGCGCTACATGCTCCACCTCGAGGTGCCCGAGGTCTCCCGGCTCACCCAGAACGTAGCCGATTTCGTGGCCGCGCAGCTCATCGGTACCGCGCTCGGCATGGTGTTTCGGTTCTGGGCCTTCGTGCGGGTGGTGTTCCCGAATCAGGTGGAACGCGCACCCGAGTAG
- a CDS encoding type I polyketide synthase — MKRKKPQRRTNRDQATTTPSAQPIAVVGMSCRFAGGADSPEALWRLLIGEVDAVADAPPAGRWPAGSYHDTERNAPGKTVSIAGAYLPDVELFDAEFFGITPREAADMDPQQRLALELSWEAFEDAGIRPDAVPDTGVYFANKFNDYRAVKLRRGPAATTPFTSTGDVEGIIANRVSYFLGFDGPSMTVNASCAGSLVAVHLACQSLRAGESAVAVAGGVQLNLIPDTAIGLSKLGVLAPGGRSRAFDATADGYVRGEGGAVVVLKPLSAALRDSDRVYCTVLGSATNNNGHHHRGTASDRAGKHSMPASSAAGQEQLLRRACARAGVDPSTVDYVEAHGTGTAIGDRAELTALGTVYGAAERGGTALTVGSVKTNIGHTEAAAGMAGLLKVALALRHRQIPRSLHFDHAAADLDLAAAGIRVANTLLPWPEREGPARAGVSAFGFGGSNAHVIVEEVATEIADGPPPNVRATSSETELRYPERLIVLSARTEPALREQVRRLRDHLSSHPGITLDDLAHTLCRTRKPFEQRLSLVATTMAEVNNFLNQRLGDTVPIGASTETADASQASALVVAAALRPGTVPRHRLLQAVGALFERGVDPEWSALAPPGRVVSLPTYPFQRQRHWAIPAETEPMRDQRSESTVVAGNSTQDHGRGHRVGRAALSDTVAKELAEVVGVTPDRIGRTRNFDQLGVGSVHAVELSSRLAARLGITVPAAIIWGHPTVELLTAELSTRLEATNHPAAPPTIGARELPDGIEPALLTRPPRTSADEEVLSTAELLALGHELLG, encoded by the coding sequence GTGAAACGGAAGAAGCCGCAGCGGCGCACCAACCGCGACCAGGCGACGACCACACCGAGCGCGCAGCCGATTGCCGTGGTCGGCATGAGCTGCCGATTCGCCGGCGGCGCGGATTCGCCGGAAGCCCTGTGGCGCTTGCTGATCGGCGAGGTCGACGCAGTCGCGGACGCGCCGCCGGCAGGTCGGTGGCCGGCAGGGAGTTACCACGACACCGAGCGCAACGCTCCCGGCAAAACCGTCTCGATCGCGGGCGCCTACCTGCCCGATGTCGAGCTGTTCGATGCCGAGTTCTTCGGGATCACCCCGCGCGAGGCCGCCGATATGGACCCGCAGCAGCGGCTCGCCTTGGAATTGTCCTGGGAAGCGTTCGAGGACGCGGGAATTCGACCCGACGCGGTCCCCGACACCGGCGTGTACTTCGCCAACAAGTTCAACGACTACCGGGCGGTGAAGTTGCGGCGCGGCCCCGCCGCTACAACACCCTTCACCAGCACCGGCGATGTGGAGGGCATCATCGCGAACCGGGTGTCGTATTTCCTCGGTTTCGACGGGCCGAGCATGACGGTCAACGCATCCTGTGCGGGTTCGTTGGTCGCGGTTCACCTGGCCTGCCAGTCGCTGCGCGCGGGCGAAAGCGCGGTGGCGGTAGCAGGCGGCGTCCAGCTGAATCTCATCCCGGACACCGCGATCGGCCTGTCCAAGCTCGGTGTACTCGCCCCTGGCGGCCGCTCCCGCGCCTTCGACGCCACCGCCGACGGTTATGTGCGCGGCGAAGGCGGCGCGGTGGTCGTGCTCAAGCCGCTGTCGGCGGCATTGCGCGACAGTGACCGCGTCTACTGCACCGTGCTCGGCAGCGCCACCAACAACAACGGCCACCACCATCGGGGGACGGCATCCGACAGGGCGGGTAAACACAGCATGCCCGCCAGTAGCGCTGCCGGGCAGGAACAACTGTTGCGCCGCGCCTGTGCCCGCGCGGGCGTGGACCCGTCGACCGTCGACTATGTCGAAGCCCACGGCACCGGCACCGCCATCGGCGACCGCGCCGAGTTGACCGCTCTGGGTACCGTCTATGGAGCGGCCGAGCGGGGTGGCACCGCACTGACCGTCGGTTCCGTCAAGACGAACATCGGGCACACCGAGGCGGCCGCCGGGATGGCCGGACTGCTCAAGGTCGCGCTCGCGCTGCGGCATCGCCAGATACCGCGCAGCCTGCATTTCGACCACGCCGCAGCGGATCTCGATCTCGCGGCGGCCGGCATCCGGGTCGCGAATACCCTACTGCCATGGCCCGAACGGGAGGGACCGGCCCGCGCCGGGGTGAGTGCGTTCGGCTTCGGCGGATCAAACGCGCACGTGATCGTTGAAGAAGTCGCGACAGAGATCGCGGATGGTCCGCCACCGAATGTGCGCGCGACCTCGAGTGAGACGGAGCTACGCTACCCAGAGCGTTTGATCGTATTGTCCGCACGCACCGAACCCGCACTGCGCGAGCAGGTTCGCCGGCTGCGCGACCACCTGTCGAGCCACCCCGGCATCACGCTCGACGACCTCGCGCACACGCTCTGCCGCACGAGAAAGCCTTTCGAACAACGCCTTTCGCTGGTGGCGACCACCATGGCAGAGGTGAACAACTTTCTGAACCAGAGACTCGGCGACACTGTGCCGATCGGTGCGTCGACCGAGACGGCCGATGCATCCCAAGCCTCGGCCTTGGTGGTTGCTGCAGCCCTGCGACCGGGTACAGTGCCGCGCCACAGGCTGCTGCAGGCGGTCGGCGCGCTGTTCGAACGCGGCGTCGACCCGGAATGGTCGGCCCTCGCCCCACCGGGCCGTGTGGTGTCGTTGCCAACGTATCCGTTTCAGCGGCAACGCCATTGGGCCATCCCCGCAGAGACCGAACCGATGCGGGACCAACGCTCCGAAAGCACTGTGGTAGCAGGTAATTCGACGCAGGATCACGGGCGAGGCCACCGTGTCGGCCGCGCCGCGCTGAGCGACACGGTGGCCAAGGAACTGGCCGAGGTCGTCGGTGTCACGCCGGACCGCATCGGCCGCACCCGGAACTTCGATCAGCTGGGTGTCGGTTCGGTGCACGCCGTCGAACTCAGCTCCCGTCTCGCCGCCCGCCTCGGCATCACCGTCCCCGCGGCGATCATCTGGGGCCACCCCACCGTCGAACTCCTCACCGCCGAACTGTCCACCCGCCTCGAAGCGACGAACCACCCCGCAGCACCACCGACAATCGGGGCACGTGAGCTCCCGGACGGCATCGAGCCCGCGCTCCTCACCCGCCCGCCGCGGACATCGGCGGACGAGGAGGTTCTCTCCACAGCCGAACTACTGGCGCTCGGCCACGAACTGCTCGGCTGA